A single region of the Cereibacter sphaeroides 2.4.1 genome encodes:
- a CDS encoding SDR family NAD(P)-dependent oxidoreductase yields the protein MTDTPAAHPVFPDLKGASVFLSGGGSGIGAALTEGFLRQGAQVAFVQRSDATAFCDRMEAETGARPLFLPCDVTDIPALRQALAEVAERQGPIQVLVNAAAHDDRHTTAEVTEDYWDRAQAVNLKHYFFAAQAVIPGMKAAGGGSIINFSSISYMMGNAGYPAYTTANSGINGLTRSLAREFGPDRIRVNALAPGWVLTERQKDLWVTEDGLQAHLDRQCLKEALVPADIVGGVLFLASEASRMMTGQALVIDGGVVVTG from the coding sequence ATGACAGACACACCCGCCGCCCATCCCGTCTTCCCCGACCTGAAGGGGGCGTCGGTCTTCCTCAGCGGCGGCGGTTCGGGCATCGGGGCTGCGCTGACCGAGGGCTTCCTGCGGCAGGGCGCGCAGGTGGCCTTCGTCCAGCGCTCCGACGCCACCGCCTTCTGCGACCGGATGGAGGCCGAGACCGGCGCGCGACCGCTGTTCCTGCCCTGCGACGTGACCGACATTCCGGCGCTGCGGCAGGCGCTCGCCGAGGTGGCCGAGCGGCAGGGGCCGATCCAGGTTCTCGTGAATGCTGCCGCCCACGACGACCGTCACACCACGGCCGAGGTGACGGAGGACTACTGGGACCGCGCACAGGCGGTGAACCTCAAGCATTACTTCTTCGCCGCGCAGGCCGTCATTCCCGGGATGAAGGCTGCGGGCGGCGGCTCGATCATCAACTTCTCCTCGATCTCCTACATGATGGGCAATGCGGGCTATCCGGCCTACACGACCGCCAATTCGGGCATCAACGGCCTGACCCGCAGCCTCGCGCGCGAGTTCGGGCCCGACCGGATCCGGGTCAATGCGCTGGCGCCGGGCTGGGTGCTGACCGAGCGGCAGAAGGATCTCTGGGTGACCGAGGACGGGCTGCAGGCCCATCTCGACCGCCAGTGCCTGAAGGAGGCGCTGGTGCCCGCCGATATCGTGGGGGGCGTGCTGTTCCTCGCGTCGGAGGCCTCGCGGATGATGACGGGGCAGGCGCTGGTGATCGACGGCGGCGTGGTGGTAACGGGATGA
- a CDS encoding 2-dehydro-3-deoxygalactonokinase, whose translation MRPGWIAADWGTSRLRVWAMGAEGVLAEARSDEGMGQIAVGGFEAALLRLIGLWLSDGPAVQVVICGMAGARQGWQEVPYRRLPCAPVDPQALVPVPSEDPRIAVRIVPGLAQAKPADVMRGEETQIAGALALLGSFDGVICLPGTHSKWAQVSAGEVVSFRSFLTGELFALLSERSVLRHGLAAEGWDDEAFLAAVSDGMSHPQKLGAKLFGLRAEALLQDLPPATARARLSGLLIGLELVGARSYWLGQPVVLVGEEALAARYGAALAAQGVQARLLPAAACTLGGLAAAVGQLTLASSGAGRKA comes from the coding sequence ATGAGGCCCGGCTGGATCGCCGCCGACTGGGGCACGAGCCGCCTGCGCGTCTGGGCGATGGGGGCGGAGGGCGTGCTGGCCGAGGCCCGGTCGGACGAGGGCATGGGGCAGATCGCTGTGGGCGGGTTCGAGGCGGCGCTCCTGCGGCTGATCGGCCTCTGGCTTAGCGACGGGCCTGCGGTGCAAGTCGTAATCTGCGGCATGGCCGGCGCGCGGCAGGGCTGGCAGGAAGTGCCCTACCGCAGGCTGCCCTGCGCGCCGGTCGATCCGCAGGCGCTGGTGCCGGTGCCGTCGGAGGATCCGCGGATCGCCGTCCGCATCGTGCCGGGGCTCGCGCAGGCGAAGCCCGCCGATGTGATGCGCGGCGAGGAGACGCAGATCGCGGGCGCGCTGGCGCTGCTCGGATCGTTCGACGGGGTGATCTGCCTTCCCGGCACCCATTCCAAATGGGCGCAGGTCTCGGCCGGCGAGGTGGTGAGCTTCCGCAGCTTCCTGACCGGAGAGCTTTTCGCCCTTCTTTCGGAGCGCTCGGTGCTGCGCCACGGGCTTGCCGCCGAGGGCTGGGACGACGAGGCCTTCCTCGCCGCCGTGTCGGACGGCATGTCCCACCCCCAGAAACTCGGCGCAAAGCTCTTCGGCCTCCGGGCCGAGGCTTTGTTGCAGGACCTGCCTCCCGCCACGGCGCGGGCGCGGCTGTCGGGGCTGCTGATCGGGCTCGAGCTCGTGGGCGCGCGCAGCTACTGGCTGGGCCAGCCGGTCGTGCTGGTGGGCGAGGAGGCGCTCGCCGCCCGCTATGGCGCAGCGCTTGCCGCGCAGGGCGTGCAGGCGCGCCTTCTCCCGGCCGCGGCCTGCACGCTGGGCGGGCTCGCCGCCGCCGTGGGTCAGCTGACGCTGGCATCCTCCGGAGCGGGCAGGAAGGCATAG